The DNA region ggacaggtaatggcggacatgcgatagttcccGCTGACTTATATTAcaatgtaggaagtgttatgaacagctaatcggatcggcaaagcgtgttaatggaatattatgtttttgttcctgcaagtctggaatattatgtttttgttgctggaagtgctttttatgcaatttttgcaaagctatatgtggaaggaaaccgtgacctagggcaagctaatggaataagatgtaagtacaactcctacggtttcatatgcaaaaaacattattgcgctaccttacgtggttccagttctacagggatttaaaaatagttagggaaaacggagtgtgcctgctccgactggttgtaaagggttaatgatatattttatgtaataatttataaaattagggttagaaacgatagagacgatagaagacaaatggcacgatagacacttttctatcgtccacacaatatatatcgtcatatcgcccagcactagtgccGACCAGAGAAAAATCAACCTGGGTGACCAGGTTACCACAAAACAGatgtagttacactcgcagtagcacaggaacagagcgggagagagagagagagagagagaaagagagccagggacaacaacgtcacattagaaaggtatagtaatcatccacaactattttcagttgcggatgataaaggattcagaaagttcagaaagctatacaacaaggagagattaaaaatttccttttagttctcggtttatttgatattgacaaaagttagtcaattttgtctgttcttctgtaaaacaaactaagatttatttttagaattaatattttgtttctaagtggaattgacaatttagtagtctgttttgtttgttctattttgaaacttaaacgctttagcagctgccttttgtgtagtttgcaatatttgcctttatttatctgaaaaagtctcatgttccttaagtacatctaccctgttgaacttattatgggaaataaatattaaaatcaagacaagctgctgattatgtcacattttaattgtgagcaacggcacatttaaatcttacaaatatagttatttggcttatatcgtgatatatatcgttatcgcctgaaatgaaaaaaacatattgtgatatgaaaaaatcttatatcgcccagctctaattgTGGGTAATGCGGGCTCGATGTTGTGTGAACAAAGTCCCATTCCTTGGCAAACTGTCAAAGCCTAATATTGGAAAATTGCGGTCCATTGTCTGTGAACACTTCACTTGGCACACCGTGTCTTGCAAATATGGCTATCATAGAAGTAATTACAGCCTCTGCTGTTGATAAAGAGAGAAGAAGTCTGTGACCACAATATAGTCCTTTCCTCCAAAAACGAAGAGGTCATCCCCCACTTTCTGATATGGTCAGTCTGGCGCTGGGAGTGGCTTTAGTGGCTCAGCAGGATTGCTTGCTTGATATTTCAGGCATGCTGAACAGTTCGACACTTCATTTGTCACATTCTCTTTTATCCGTGGCCGGTACATCACCTCACGTGTTCTCCTTTTGCATTTTTCAATGCCTAGATGCCCTGCGTGTATATTTTTGAGCATCTCTCCTCGCAGGCTCTTTGGGATTACTATTTTTCTTCCCTTGAACATGATATCATCCACTACAGATAGTTCTGCTTTGCAGTTCCAAAACTCTTGAACAACAGGTGAGCAGTTTTGCTTACAGCTGGGCCATCTGTCTATGATGGTTTTGCGTAGAGTCTCTAATGTTCCATCTTTGCTTGTCTCTGCTCTTATGAGCTCCATCTTCCCTTCTGCAACAGGAAGTGCACTTATGACCATGCTCACATATGCTCTTACATCATCATCCACCTTGTGTTCGCCAGCCCATTCGGATCAACAGCTCTGGATAGTGCGCTGGCTATGTACATCACTTTACCAGGAGTGTAAATCACGTTAAGCGTGTAATGTTGCAGCTGGATCATCATTCTTTGGATTCTCAGTGGACAGtcatttagtgtttttttatttttttatttttttgtttttaagaatgcTATCTTTGGTTTGTGGTCAGTTTAGACACTGATTGCCTGCCCCGACACGAACTGGTGAAATCTTTCACAAGTGTATGTTATGCTGAGCCAGTAGGGGTGGGTTTCAATAATCGATTCATCTATTAAAATCGATTTTAGCTTTAATAAAgcatatcgattcattaaaatcctgaatggATTTTTAAATAGAAATGTATTTTGCCCGAAACACCAGAATCTCTGGTTAaaactcacaaaactatttcaacaaccaccaaacagctaaaacagcaaaccagagcaggtaaacggattccgcacaaagacgtaaacagaAAGcacggacccgacgcatcagaatccaTGAAATATTGGCTTTCTCATTCAACGGCAAGTACACAGACACgacgtcggggctgaaagctgaCAGCTAAAATGCatcactctgtgtttacgtctttttttgcGCTaaattctgagctgcaggttttgtctctctcccaccaaaattgactgaaccagcagcaaaagaagatccaaactaagGTTCACATTTCGCTTCACATAGACATTGTCattaattccctcttacttttgctgttttgcttccactacgataaaaatcacacctCACatctgcacagctctctctctctcagtgtacttcaaaaacagtttcccatctaaaaatctctgttttctgcattattctctTACAGCTCCAAGCTCACTCTGTGATGCATCGGATGAGAACAGGTCTCGTCAGATAATAAAACTTCAGAACTGGTTCTTTTATAAGCAGCTTTTTCAAGTCACTGTGACTACATAGAGTTCCTCTGTGTCTTCTACATCCACAGCATGGACTGtactttgttttggggtttgagcTTTGCATCATCTAGCAAAATGGTTATTTTTGTTACAGTTATTGCATCTTTTGCCATACGCAGGACATTTTTTAGGTGAATGTTGCATTCCACATCGACTacaagtcttttcttttctgtccgTTTGCTGACAGTTTTAATTGCAGTTGCAATTCAGCAGCAGAACTCGTCTTATCAACTCTGTGTTATTATTCACAGCATCCACTCTGCAGCTGTCACTAAACAGTTCTTTAGCTTGTGCTTTCACCGTCTCAGCCACTCAGCACTGTGTTAATGCTTTTCCAGGTCAAGATTTTCTTCTCTCAGTACCCTTTCTCTCAGACTATTGTCTGGAATCCCACACACAAGTCTGTCTTTTATCAAAGAGTCTGTGAGTCCTCCAAATTCACACGTTTTGCTTCTGTGCTGCAGCTCTGAAGAATCTGTGCCTCTCAAATGTCACATTTCTCTCGGGTATGCAGcgagcctcaaatttctccattATATTTTCAGCTTTATTCAGCAGACTCaagatcattttttttaaagaaagctcCTTGGTTGACCAAGTCAccatacatttttatataggGGGTGTGTTCTCATGTTCATGCTTGTAGTGATGGTGGTAGCACTCATGTTCATGCAGGTGACAATGCTTGTGGTCGGGGCCCAGAGCCAGCTCATGGTCATCCTCATAGGTGTGCACGCCTTCAGCATTCTTGTAGTCATCATCATAACAACAGTACAGAGtgtgacttttattttttaaatcttccgTTAGGACACTATTACAGCTTAAAATGAGAGGTGTGGGTGCTGTGACTGAGAATCTGGACAGCATAAACCACAGTAGAAAATCTATGTTTGCTAAACTTTCTTTGCAGttgaaatgtttaatttaaacaatattatattttaaagagGCCAGAAATGTGTGCTCTTGTGTAATCCAAACAAACGGGTAGTTTCATATCTAGTCTTGGCAGAGACTAACTtgaagctttatttgtgaagagcaggTTAGCTAGCTAGTACTGCTAACATGAGCATAAAAGGGTGGGGCTAAATGCAGTGATGCTAGCATTAACCgtgttagcacgttaccttaaACAGTTGGTTAGTCCACAGGTGTACACTCGGAGGTTCAGCTATTCATTTCATTGCAGAGAAGCTGAATCAATACTTCAGCTATTTCCCAAATTTTTAAAACAAGTACCTGTACTTCTACTCAGCTACAGAATGTCTTTACCTTTTGCCACCTGTATTCAATTTTTAACTCCACAGCATGCTGAGTTATGGCAGGGTTTCAGTTAAAACCTCTATGGAAATGGCCtggttggtgcaaaaatactagcAGCCTTTTGCCAAAGCAAATCAATTGTTTAGTGGAGTCTACGAACAAATGCCAGAGTGgaaaaggtgcatttaaaacattttttttgctaTATGACGTGAAACAGTAAGATTGACTCATGCAAGCAGTCCTTTACTGACAATGTGTTTAATGTAGAAAAATGTAATGCCAAatagttttccttcttttcattACACTTGagcctttgtgtgtgtatttaaaaacagttttatagGCTTTATGACCTGGCTGCAGCTGGCTTGAATTCGGGGTCTTTAGCGAAGAGTTCATCCACATTTTTATGCTTTCCCGCTGTGGTGGGGCACTGGGCAGAGACTGAGGTTGGGAAGGGCTCGATGGTGGGCTCCATCTGTCCACGAATCTGAGGGTCGGGTTTAAGTGGGAGAGTGACTCCAACTCCAGGGCCACCAACTGGGACATCAGGGAAGGAAGGCAGGGTCACAGGCTGGCCCAAGGCGGGCAGGACTATCACTGTTCCCTGTGGTTCATCGTGGGGTGTGTTCTCATGTTCGTGCttgtggtgatggtggtggtgctCGTGTTCATGCAGGTGACCATGCTTGTGGTCATGGTCCAGAGCCAGCTCGTGgtcatgttcatgtgtgtgcaCACCTAGAGCATGCTTATAGTTGTGGTGTTGGTTGGGAGAGTCACCGCTGTGGTTGTGTGCCTTGGCGTGATGAGCGTGCACGTGATCATGATTCAGACCGTGGTCGTGGGAGTGGTCATGAGCGTGCCTGTGGGCGCTGCCTGTGGCATGATCATGTGTGTGGTGGTGATCATGGTCATCAgtgtggttgtgggtgtggcCATGATGAGAGCTGCACTTGGTGTGATCGTGTGCGTGGTCGTGTGTTTGGTCTTGGTCGtggctgtgtgagtgtgtgtcattGTGGCTGTGGTCAGTCCCTCGGCCCAGCAGGTGGagcttcttctctctctcagcaGCCTGGAGAAGAGATAAAGAGTGAACAGTGTATTATAGGTTTGCAACCTCTAATGGccatgtgaataaaatatgggctGGTGCTTCCATCTTCAGATTTTCAAGGCCCACTTAagtcctgaaaataacaaacagcaATTTTGGCCTCATAGCTATGGTCCCCCTTCACGACAACAGCACAgagtgaattttattttttaactcttCTATCTGGACAATTAGAGCTTCAAAATAGAGGTGTACTAGTTGTGACTGAGAATTTTGACAGGCTAAAGCACTGTAGCAGATCTGTTTGCCAAACTTTAGGGGTATGGTGTTAACAAAACTTTGGATGTGTCCATCTGAttctgtagtttaaaaaaacacatcctCATTGGAGGTATACGGCAAAGACATGTATAAACAGTTTGTGTTAATTTAGTTTGTTCCAAAACACTGCGTGCAgtgaattaaaattaaaatcacaCAATCCACCaatcatcctttttttttttcttatgctgTAAAAAGACATTGAAGTTATACAGCGAAACCATCTAAAAGAGTCTCACCTCAGGCTCATAGATCTCACATGCTACCTGAATATGCTCATCGTCATTGAGAGCGTGGAAGAGGGATGCCTTACAGAAACCCTTGTGctgaggagagaaaaagaagaaaaagtaagAGCACAATAATTATGCCTGTGGTTTTACTACAGTGTCAAGGCCTTTACACGTACAGTTTGTGCAGATGTTTCTTGTTTTAAAAGTACTTTTGGACTAATTTTTTTGGATCAAGTTCAGTTTTTCTGATTCTCGAATGTGAATAAACAGATTGGACCAATCAGACCACTGCATTTGGCAAGTGTGCTTGCAGCTCAAAGGCATACCAGTACTGAATATACAACGATACGGAAATAGGTTTTTAATTCTAAGCAGCTAGATGCTGCTCTGGATCATACGGCTATCTGAAAAAtatttctctgcctcctcaggTGTGGTCTGCCCACAAGAGCTCAGACTTCCTCACTTACCTCCTGAATTATGTACAAAAGCAGCTGTGATGCAGCTTCACCTCTTGGATTAAAGCAAGAAATTCTTCTTGCTGCTGCCTTCTATTTAGAATTGGATGAGTCCAGAATGGGCAGCACAGTGGcagcacagcaagaaggtcctgaattcaattccaccatcaggccagggtctttctgtgtggagtttgcatgttctccccgtgtttgcatgggttctcctcccacagtccaaagacatgcactttgtggggataggttaattgaaacgtctaaattgcccataggtgtgagtgcaaatggttgtctgtccctgtgtgttagccctgcgacagactggcgacctgtccagggtgtaccccgcctctcgccctacgacagctgggataggctccagtaccccccgcgaccctgaaaagggtaagcagaagcgaatggatgTCTGGATGAATCCAGAATctcagtttctttgttttcttgtttagaaaCCTTACGACCAACTCATCGTCACTTGATGCCATTACACTACAAATTTGCATCTGAAAACTTTGtagttttatgttgttttttctaAACTAGGCAAACTAAATATCAAAGTAATCTCCTGCTGTCATACACAAGCCACTGATATGAAGCTAGAACATACTAAGCTTTGAGCAGCAAATGAaggtagggctgcacgattttgcattaAATGAGAATCAcgttttttttgcttagaattgagatcacgattctctcacgattttcttttccaatataaatatttatcgcacttattaactgcacatcaacttcgtaacagttgagactgaacataaaaacaataaataaacacaaacacaataaatgtctcacattttgtcgttgccgcaaaatgttgtactgcttgtaattccgtctccaccgttgctcgacactgcgtgtatagagcaggtagtgcaacatttttaaaatagttgcgggacggcactgtgtagcgtttgtctagggtgttgatcattttcctaaatccctgtTTTGaacagtgttgatgggagccatatctttggtcaggtgataagtaatagcctccgtaatttctttgagcctgcgggagttcgacgggtatggggaagcgctgtataaggttcccgttattgatgtttgggtggttgaccaggacggattttctcctgtcactttcttggCCTTTACAGCTTCGTCATCTCTCACGtgctctccgttgttttttcccctgccAGCTgacttctgtatcacgtggtataagacTCCGCCCTTGttatttgttgagcaggaagagtgagcgcatGTTTTCATGCAGCttatgtcccggatcaaaatgcggtacaatcgtcatctttttttttttttttaaatcgttgtcatttcgaaatgagatcgcacataactATGAAttgagatcgcgattttctaacgattaattgTGCAGCCCTAAATGAAGGTCTTTTCCTTGCACTGTTAGAAAGTAAAACAATCCCCTGATGGAGAAGGTGAGTTGAACTTGATTTCATTTGAGAATAAACAGGGCAAAACCTAGAAGATGAAAGATTAATAAAAGACTCACAGCAAACTCGCATTCCATGGGTGGGCAATGTTCATCTGCTCCTGCCCTCCGGGGGCAGGTGGTCTCCTGGATGGTGTATTCCACATGGTACATCCTACCTGCGACAACctggacacacaaagacacagagagaaaggaaaaagccTAAATTAAGGAAGAGACTTGATATAAAATCATGTGTGAGACTTGGGGCAGCATAGTTAGTGATATTCTGTGGTGGTGTCGGATACAGCaaagaatacattttaataacCACTACTGTGATTCTTTTTTCACACAGTGACTAGTTAACAGAATAGCCATTGGCAAGTCTGGGGGTGGTGCAGCGCCCCCTGTCACGAAAGTAAGACATAGtccaaatgcaaaaaaatgaaaaagattaaagttttaaaaaatattttaagcacTATTCTCGTTCTTATTTTTGTCAGAAATATGTGATTAAGGAAGTTGTGCGAAATTTTCCCGTtctgtttaattaaattaaattaattttaattcagtttttttatatagcctcaaggcattttatattgtaaggtagagaccCTACAAAAATACAGAGATAAACCCAGTAATCAAATCaccagtgggaaggaaaaactcccttttaacaggaagaaacctccagcagaatcaggctcagggagaggcggggccatctgccatcACTATTTGGGGAGACAAACAAATTAgctttgtttcttctgttttctgtctgtttcttcTTGGCTGCTGGGCTGTGGTCTGGTAGTTTCAAGACTGAGATACTTTTTAGTGCAATATTAGAATGTGACAAGAT from Pelmatolapia mariae isolate MD_Pm_ZW linkage group LG17, Pm_UMD_F_2, whole genome shotgun sequence includes:
- the LOC134646679 gene encoding histidine-rich glycoprotein-like, whose product is MKTCVLLSLLLALGCVTINGAPVEHGGIAPGSCEDASTKAAAELALTKINQDRKEGYIFSLHRLSNAHTKRHGPNGVVFYLNLDVVETNCSVLSNKDWKSCDIRSGNTQVYGRCKAAIFISKVHRVVRLYKYKCAIRPGRVHQSCAGCPGLTDHSHDKVQKAVTHSLERFNQQSGLANRFALLKISRATSQVVAGRMYHVEYTIQETTCPRRAGADEHCPPMECEFAHKGFCKASLFHALNDDEHIQVACEIYEPEAAEREKKLHLLGRGTDHSHNDTHSHSHDQDQTHDHAHDHTKCSSHHGHTHNHTDDHDHHHTHDHATGSAHRHAHDHSHDHGLNHDHVHAHHAKAHNHSGDSPNQHHNYKHALGVHTHEHDHELALDHDHKHGHLHEHEHHHHHHKHEHENTPHDEPQGTVIVLPALGQPVTLPSFPDVPVGGPGVGVTLPLKPDPQIRGQMEPTIEPFPTSVSAQCPTTAGKHKNVDELFAKDPEFKPAAARS